A single window of Aythya fuligula isolate bAytFul2 chromosome Z, bAytFul2.pri, whole genome shotgun sequence DNA harbors:
- the CCNO gene encoding cyclin-O, translating to MVEAAGGGRGGTPQLGLGSGLGSCPPRPDRRRRRRRAEAAEEKEAAGESRLELQAFRDYGESWYRSRKGLESRFQPREPLARQPQVTAEARCKLVSWLIPVHRHLGVSFEALCLAVNTLDRFLATTPVAADCFQLLGVTALLIACKQVEVHPPSVKQLLALCCDAFSRQQLCNLECIVLHKLGFSLAAPTVSFFLEHFTRVRMEEPGADAGEASDAGILARGVAELSLADYAFTKYAPSLLAAGSLGLADRLLRHRRPLDLRVSGYREGLLRGCMAELQLLVALNGQSLPMVLPPDVAQKCPWLRGGEPQGREINSSPTYLLRLFVCSRGACASGGCVWKYVGTGKDQPSNQFPALN from the exons ATGGTGGaagcggcgggcggggggcgcggggggacCCCGCAGCTCGGGCTCGGCTCCGGGCTCGGCTCCTGCCCGCCGAGACCCGACcgcaggcggcggcggcggcgggcggaggCGGCGGAGGAGAAGGAGGCGGCCGGGGAGAGCcggctggagctgcaggcttTCCGCGACTACGGGGAGAGCTGGTACCGCTCCCGAAAGGGGCTGGAGAGCCGCTTCCAGCCCCGGGAGCCGCTCGCCCGGCAGCCGCAG GTGACGGCGGAGGCTCGCTGCAAGCTGGTGAGCTGGCTCATCCCCGTGCACCGCCACCTGGGGGTCTCCTTCGAGGCGCTCTGCCTGGCCGTCAACACCCTTGACCGCTTCCTCGCCACCACCCCGGTGGCCGCCGactgcttccagctcctgggggtGACGGCGCTGCTCATCGCCTGCAAGCAG GTGGAGGTGCACCCGCCCAGCGTCAAGCAGCTCCTCGCCCTCTGCTGCGACGCCTTCAGCcgccagcagctctgcaacctGGAGTGCATCGTCCTGCACAAGCTGGGCTTCAGCCTGGCGGCGCCCACCGTCAGCTTCTTCCTGGAGCACTTCACCCGGGTGCGGATGGAGGAGCCGGGGGCCGACGCCGGGGAAGCCTCCGACGCCGGGATTTTGGCCCGGGGGGTGGCGGAGCTGAGCCTGGCCGACTACGCCTTCACCAAGTACGCCCCGTCGCTGCTGGCCGCCggcagcctggggctggccGACCGCCTGCTGCGGCACCGCCGCCCGCTGGACCTGCGGGTCAGCGGCTACCGGGaggggctgctgcggggctgcatggccgagctgcagctcctggtggcCCTCAACGGGcagtccctgcccatggtgctGCCGCCCGACGTGGCGCAGAAGTGCCCCTGGCTGCGGGGGGGAGAGCCGCAGGGACGCGAAATAAACTCCTCTCCCACTTACCTCCTGCGGCTGTTTGTCTGCTCGCGGGGTGCGTGCGCTTCTGGGGGGTGTGTGTGGAAATACGTGGGCACAGGGAAAGATCAGCCCAGCAATCAGTTCCCTGCACTTAATTAG